From Candidatus Anaeroferrophillus wilburensis, one genomic window encodes:
- a CDS encoding general secretion pathway protein GspK translates to MKKGLRLRLLMRLSGKRGFALLAVFWLTLLLTLVCLGYATESRFRGQAALNRKRQQVVSYGYRSAAEKGFHEYLKARANRVLLDKRKEIEGIAEEAVDLWFPRFEAYDYQLDDQQFMVRLVSEGGKFAVNEIPVSLWQEILAACGIPVGAAQTGIVNAVLDWIDADDNHRIDGAENDYYQGLDTAYQCKNHPLESLTELLLVKGVTPELYHGSEERPGLKSFLSVYGERSRIDVNSAAPAAFQLVDGISDEIIEEIVQRRQEQPFQKIQDLAEVVPQAYYAQLSRLFTVVSSPRYVTVAVARKGADGSPGGWHSWTIKP, encoded by the coding sequence ATGAAAAAGGGACTTCGCCTTCGATTGCTGATGCGCCTGTCGGGGAAGCGGGGGTTTGCCCTGCTGGCGGTGTTCTGGCTTACCCTGCTGCTTACCCTGGTCTGTCTGGGCTACGCCACCGAATCGCGCTTCCGGGGCCAGGCAGCTTTGAACCGCAAGCGGCAGCAGGTGGTGAGCTATGGCTACCGTTCAGCGGCGGAAAAAGGTTTTCATGAATATCTTAAAGCCCGGGCCAACCGGGTGCTGCTGGATAAGAGAAAAGAGATTGAAGGAATTGCCGAAGAGGCGGTGGATCTCTGGTTTCCCCGCTTTGAAGCCTATGACTACCAGCTGGATGATCAGCAGTTTATGGTTCGCTTGGTTTCCGAAGGGGGGAAGTTTGCCGTCAATGAGATTCCAGTGTCTCTGTGGCAGGAGATTCTGGCTGCCTGCGGGATTCCGGTGGGGGCGGCGCAGACCGGGATTGTCAATGCGGTTCTCGATTGGATTGATGCCGATGACAACCATCGCATTGACGGGGCGGAAAATGACTATTATCAAGGGCTTGATACTGCCTATCAGTGCAAGAACCACCCTCTTGAGTCGTTGACGGAGCTGCTGCTGGTCAAGGGGGTGACGCCGGAACTTTATCATGGCAGCGAGGAACGGCCGGGACTGAAATCTTTTCTGTCGGTTTACGGGGAACGTAGCCGGATCGATGTGAATAGTGCGGCGCCGGCGGCCTTTCAGCTGGTTGACGGCATTTCTGACGAGATAATTGAGGAGATTGTCCAGCGGCGCCAGGAGCAGCCGTTTCAAAAGATTCAGGATCTGGCCGAGGTGGTTCCGCAGGCGTATTACGCGCAGTTGAGCCGCCTATTTACCGTCGTTTCATCACCCCGCTACGTGACGGTTGCCGTTGCCCGCAAGGGAGCCGACGGCTCTCCCGGCGGCTGGCATTCATGGACTATTAAACCCTGA
- a CDS encoding prepilin-type N-terminal cleavage/methylation domain-containing protein yields MKKGFTLIEVVLSLTIMAMVIMVLYQAFAVATRVWSRQQVKGEGVAREQMVNRLFRDDFGQLVPYTVNWSKGQGFFFAGGPRTVLYVTTNGFAAQQRQEEELYFCCCYLESEQDGSLSLHLYKSPYPETLLLETLDELNQRSPEQRAGFRPPRELREQSLLLVDGLQQAAFSYDKEQLVSDFAAQGAGDELLPADFSLADRSWSEARPPGLLLFSYQLSAKQRHLLIKPAELPPVKTSHRSP; encoded by the coding sequence TATGGTGCTGTATCAGGCGTTTGCGGTTGCCACCCGGGTCTGGTCACGTCAGCAGGTCAAGGGGGAAGGGGTGGCCCGGGAGCAGATGGTCAACCGGCTCTTCCGTGACGACTTCGGTCAGCTTGTCCCCTATACCGTTAACTGGTCCAAGGGCCAGGGCTTTTTTTTTGCCGGTGGGCCGCGGACGGTCCTCTATGTGACCACCAATGGCTTCGCCGCTCAGCAGCGGCAGGAGGAAGAGCTCTATTTCTGCTGTTGCTATCTGGAGTCGGAGCAGGACGGTAGCCTTTCGCTCCACCTCTACAAATCTCCTTATCCGGAAACCCTGCTTCTCGAAACCCTTGATGAGCTCAATCAGCGGAGCCCTGAACAGCGGGCGGGATTTCGCCCGCCCCGGGAGCTGCGGGAGCAGAGTCTTCTGCTGGTCGACGGTCTGCAACAGGCAGCCTTCTCCTATGATAAAGAACAGCTTGTCAGTGATTTTGCAGCACAGGGAGCCGGGGATGAGCTGCTGCCGGCTGATTTTTCTCTGGCTGATCGTTCCTGGTCTGAAGCCCGGCCTCCGGGCTTGCTGCTGTTTTCCTATCAGTTGTCGGCAAAGCAGCGCCACCTCTTAATTAAGCCGGCGGAGCTGCCACCGGTTAAAACGTCCCACAGGTCACCATGA
- a CDS encoding PilN domain-containing protein has product MTALLPETLLFFCQDHLLTVYRLGGGLWSKLKVKEEREYELAGLAALPDVLRQIKQEYQPKSDDTILLGLPLKFFNVVHCHLPLAAVDNLDEAVRYELVRHLPYDLSKVHLHYVSRTEDDGLEITATVVPEVPVDHLLTAFGSAGLVLSTIFPALFFLAWLRAEEGLYLAGGRQTLEVVASDGSEIIYHAWERGPAIETGKTFLQQSRQMLENLPVPPRSFWLWQGEVPVAVMAEWLAPLEGSQYPLELPRIGDRPFADFPYQVNLVPPKLLKRRKLMFWLQAASVLFFLLALLSLPLADLGGKRTRLKNLEHSLTEIRQHADQLNELRRKNQAMIDYFQGVARYVKKQPVAVNLLKEMTELFPADAWLESMEISGQQIHLRGSSTSATTVLEALENSPLFKEVAFDSPVVKRGPVETFKIVASLE; this is encoded by the coding sequence ATGACTGCCCTTCTTCCTGAAACATTACTGTTTTTTTGCCAGGATCATCTGCTGACCGTCTATCGCCTAGGTGGAGGCTTGTGGTCAAAGCTGAAGGTCAAGGAAGAGCGGGAGTATGAACTTGCTGGTCTGGCGGCGTTGCCGGATGTTTTGCGGCAGATCAAACAGGAGTATCAGCCGAAATCAGATGATACCATTCTCCTTGGTTTGCCACTGAAGTTTTTTAACGTTGTCCACTGCCATCTGCCATTGGCGGCGGTGGATAACCTTGATGAGGCGGTGCGCTATGAACTGGTTCGGCACCTGCCTTACGACCTGTCGAAAGTCCATCTCCACTATGTCAGTCGTACTGAAGATGATGGCCTGGAAATTACCGCCACCGTGGTTCCCGAAGTACCTGTTGACCACCTGCTGACGGCTTTTGGCTCTGCAGGCCTGGTACTGTCAACGATTTTTCCGGCGCTTTTCTTCCTTGCCTGGTTGCGGGCCGAGGAGGGGCTGTACCTTGCCGGTGGGCGTCAGACCCTTGAGGTGGTGGCCAGCGATGGCAGCGAGATCATCTATCATGCCTGGGAAAGGGGACCTGCGATTGAAACCGGTAAAACCTTTCTGCAGCAGTCCCGGCAGATGTTGGAAAATCTGCCCGTTCCGCCCCGCTCCTTCTGGCTTTGGCAGGGAGAGGTGCCGGTGGCGGTGATGGCTGAATGGCTGGCGCCGCTGGAAGGTTCGCAGTATCCGCTGGAGTTGCCCCGAATTGGCGACCGGCCCTTTGCCGACTTTCCCTACCAGGTTAATCTGGTGCCGCCCAAGCTGCTCAAAAGGCGGAAGCTGATGTTCTGGCTCCAGGCTGCCTCCGTGCTCTTTTTCCTGTTGGCGCTGTTGTCGCTGCCGTTGGCGGATCTGGGGGGCAAGCGAACCCGGTTGAAAAATCTGGAACATAGCTTGACGGAAATTCGCCAGCATGCTGATCAGCTTAATGAGCTGCGCCGCAAGAACCAGGCGATGATCGATTATTTTCAGGGGGTTGCCCGCTATGTGAAAAAACAGCCGGTGGCCGTCAATCTACTCAAGGAAATGACCGAGCTGTTTCCTGCCGATGCCTGGCTGGAATCCATGGAGATAAGTGGGCAGCAAATTCATCTGCGTGGCTCATCAACCTCGGCAACTACAGTTCTCGAGGCGCTGGAGAACTCGCCGCTATTTAAAGAGGTTGCCTTTGATTCACCGGTGGTCAAGCGGGGGCCGGTTGAAACCTTTAAAATAGTCGCAAGCCTGGAGTGA